One Marinibacterium anthonyi genomic region harbors:
- a CDS encoding hypothetical protein (putative conserved protein), translating into MNFHEVRFPASLSFGSVGGPERRTDVVTLANGFEERNTPWAHSRRRYDAGLGMRSLDDIETLIAFFEARRGQMYGFRWKDWSDFKSCGASAAPAFGDQVIAVADGVTEVFQLVKTYRSGAFTYARPITKPVAGSVRVGIEQDEMAEAIDYTLDVATGLVTFVHPPAPGQQIVAGFEFDVPVRFDTDRIQTSVASFQAGDAPNVPVVEVRV; encoded by the coding sequence ATGAATTTTCACGAAGTCCGCTTCCCCGCCTCGCTGAGCTTCGGCTCGGTCGGTGGGCCCGAACGGCGCACCGACGTGGTGACGCTGGCCAACGGGTTCGAGGAACGCAACACCCCCTGGGCCCATTCGCGCAGGCGCTATGACGCCGGGCTGGGGATGCGGTCGCTTGACGATATCGAGACGCTGATCGCCTTCTTCGAGGCTCGGCGGGGACAGATGTACGGGTTCCGCTGGAAGGACTGGTCGGATTTCAAATCCTGCGGGGCGAGCGCGGCGCCTGCTTTCGGGGACCAGGTGATTGCCGTCGCCGACGGGGTGACGGAGGTCTTTCAGCTGGTGAAGACCTATCGATCCGGCGCGTTCACCTACGCGCGGCCCATTACCAAGCCGGTTGCGGGGTCGGTTCGTGTGGGCATCGAGCAGGACGAGATGGCCGAAGCGATCGATTACACGCTGGATGTCGCCACGGGGCTGGTGACCTTCGTGCATCCGCCCGCGCCCGGTCAGCAGATCGTCGCGGGGTTCGAGTTCGACGTGCCGGTGCGGTTCGATACGGACCGCATCCAGACCTCGGTCGCGTCGTTCCAGGCGGGCGATGCGCCGAACGTACCGGTGGTGGAGGTGCGGGTCTGA
- a CDS encoding hypothetical protein (putative conserved protein): MAGMDAAFRAHVESGLTTLARCWALTRKDGVTFGFTDHDCGLAFEGIAFKADTGLSARAVQQSTGLSVDNSEALGALSDAAVTEADIEAGRFDNAELRAWLVNWADTEVRWLQFRGTIGEMRRSAGAFTAELRGLTAALNRPLGRVYQKPCTAVLGDANCGFDTATPGYVTERDVLQVEDARLFRWDSLDGFDADWFTRGRLEVLTGQAKGLWAAIKRDVTDDGARLIETWEPLRAPVRAGDRVRLVAGCDKRFETCRLKFNNLLNYQGFPDIPGEDWVMAVPKSSAPNTGGSRR, from the coding sequence ATGGCGGGGATGGATGCCGCATTCCGGGCGCATGTGGAAAGCGGGCTGACGACCTTGGCGCGGTGCTGGGCGCTGACGCGCAAGGATGGGGTGACCTTTGGGTTCACCGATCACGATTGCGGGCTGGCGTTCGAGGGGATCGCCTTCAAGGCCGACACGGGGCTTTCGGCGCGGGCGGTGCAGCAGTCGACGGGGCTTTCGGTCGACAATTCCGAGGCACTGGGGGCGTTGAGTGATGCCGCCGTGACCGAGGCCGATATCGAGGCGGGCCGGTTCGACAATGCGGAACTGCGGGCCTGGCTGGTGAACTGGGCGGACACGGAGGTCCGCTGGCTGCAATTCCGCGGCACGATTGGCGAGATGCGGCGGTCGGCTGGTGCGTTCACGGCTGAGTTGCGCGGGTTGACGGCGGCGCTGAACCGGCCCTTGGGGCGGGTCTATCAAAAGCCGTGCACGGCGGTTTTGGGGGATGCGAATTGCGGGTTCGATACCGCCACGCCGGGGTATGTGACCGAACGCGACGTGCTGCAAGTGGAGGATGCGCGGCTGTTTAGGTGGGACAGCCTGGACGGGTTCGATGCCGATTGGTTCACGCGCGGACGGCTGGAGGTTCTGACGGGTCAGGCCAAGGGTCTGTGGGCGGCGATAAAGCGGGATGTGACCGACGACGGTGCCCGGCTGATCGAGACGTGGGAGCCGTTGCGGGCGCCGGTCAGGGCGGGGGATCGGGTGCGGTTGGTGGCGGGGTGTGACAAGCGGTTCGAGACCTGCCGACTGAAATTCAACAACCTTCTGAACTACCAGGGGTTTCCGGATATTCCCGGCGAGGATTGGGTGATGGCGGTGCCGAAGTCGAGCGCACCGAATACCGGCGGGAGCCGGCGATGA
- the spr gene encoding putative endopeptidase Spr precursor — MTTAVVAAARGWIGTPYRHQASCRGAGTDCLGLIRGIWREVLGPEPVSVPAYSMDWSEPQGEERLWHAALSYLVAKPLDQVAAGDVILFRMRAGAVAKHLGLVSIPHERFIHAYNRRGVIESPLSAPWARRIVARFAFPERTG; from the coding sequence ATGACTACCGCGGTGGTGGCGGCGGCACGGGGTTGGATCGGCACGCCTTATCGACACCAGGCGTCCTGCAGGGGGGCCGGCACCGATTGCCTTGGGCTGATCCGGGGAATCTGGCGCGAGGTGCTGGGCCCCGAGCCGGTGTCGGTGCCGGCCTATTCGATGGACTGGTCGGAACCGCAGGGCGAGGAACGGCTGTGGCACGCCGCTCTGTCGTATCTGGTCGCGAAGCCGCTGGATCAGGTGGCGGCCGGCGACGTGATCCTGTTCCGGATGCGGGCAGGTGCGGTGGCCAAGCATCTGGGGCTGGTGTCGATCCCGCATGAAAGGTTCATCCACGCCTACAACCGGCGTGGCGTGATCGAAAGCCCGCTGAGTGCGCCCTGGGCGCGCCGGATCGTGGCGCGTTTTGCATTTCCCGAAAGGACCGGCTGA